The genomic region GTTGGAGGACCTCATGAAATGGCATAAGATGTTTTGGATACGGCGGGAACTGAATTGGCAAGTGGAATGGTTCCACAACAGTCCGAGTTGCCAAGGTCAATTCTAGCCTATGTCCAAAATTCCGAAATAGATACGGCCCCCAGCTTACATAGAACGCCACTCCATATAATGTATATGTAGATCCTTGTTGGAGTAAGGTGTCAAATCTTTGGACATTATGGCGGTATGAAATTGCTTCTATTTTTgacccctagtcatttcagaatgCACGTCGTATGAGTAAGAGAAATACGTTGACGTCATTTATTTTTGTTTTAATGTTTGACCTAGTGACTTACAGTGATGTCTTGTAGAATAAAATGTTGGCTGTCATGACGTCTAGGGAACTTAACAACAATTCTGGCTACGATACTCTTAAATTTTGGTAAGTCATCGCTCTCAACGTCATCAAATAACACGAAACTACATTAAAAGTGAGTTTAGCTTCTTTTGTCCACGCATATATATATATGCGAAAGTGAAATGTGTACTTACGGAAACTTTGTAGGGACGTGATGTAGGGCTGCAACCGACCTATGTTGGTTAAGTGTAGATGGTGCCATTGATCTTACAGTATTGATCATAGTTACAAATATGTTTGAAATAAATCAAAATATAAAAAAAACCATGTAAATCTCCACATTTGAAGGAAGTATGAAACAAAGTAGAAAAACAGAGATTTGAGGTTTATAACATGAAATATGCTTTCTTAATCATGAAATAAATCAAAACCATGCAACTGAAATAAATCAAAACGTCATAATAAAAATACAAAGCATAAACATAACAATGCATTTTAGGTTTGAATCAAACTTGTGTACCGTGATTATTACACGTGGTAGGAGAAGTTGTCGATGAGGTATAAAAAAACCATGTAAATCTCCACATTTGAAGGAAGTATGAAACAAAGTAGAAAAACAGAGATTTGAGGTTTATAACATGAAATATGCTTTCTTAATCATGAAATAAATCAAAACCATGCAACTGAAATAAATCAAAACGTCATAATAAAAATACAAAGCATAAACATAACAATGCATTTTAGGTTTGAATCAAACTTGTGTACCGTGATTATTACACGTGGTAGGAGAAGTTGTCGATGAGGTTGCGCTCGCCGCTGATTTCCAAGACCTTCGGAATCTCCTCTGGGCCGGATCACGCTGTGTAAGGAACAAAACTGAGTCCGTGCGTTGCAATTTTGCACAATGAATGTTGATATTTTGACCCAAAGACATGCCATTCTCATTGTTTTCAGTTTTATCCTACCAATGTAGTAACCCAAACAGTTTAATTACAAGTGAATCAACTGGAAACAAGATCTACAGACTGCACACAGCACATTAACAATTCTGCGCCAAATGAATGACAGAGTGATTTATAGGCACTAAGCTGGTTTTCATCATGAATTTTGATCAGAGCATAAACCTTGTTGACAACAGAATAGAATCAAACAAGCTGCTCAGCTCAGATGGACCAAAATAATGAACGCGCGCACAGTATATTGAACCAAAATAGTGAACGCACAGTAGAAAACAGACGGAGAAGCTAGTGCACACTAAAAATAGAACTCACTGATGCATTTTTAACCGAATCATTAAAAAACAGACCAACATGATTAGACCAGCTATCAAAAGACACACTGCTGAGAATCAACAACTGCTATATGTGTGATCTACCTGAAATAAACAGATGCAGTTTTTTGTCCCTACAGACCAACATGTTTTAATCAGAATGCCAATGATAAATCCTTAGAGATCTGGAGAGCAAACTAATTAACCACTGAGAATCAACAACTGCTATAATCCTTAGAGATCTGGAGAGCACACTAATTAACCACTGAGCCTCTTTGGTCAGCATGCAGAAATCCCCAAAACTATACTGTAATTCGAAACCCATAAGCGCACATCAAAGCAACTCCATTGTTGATGGTTGGGAATGTTAAAAATATGGTTGTGGACACCAATTGCCGTAAACAAACCCACAGGGAGAACATGAGTATGAACAATCAAAACTAACATGAATAAGTGGATGTTCAGATTAAGTAAGGAAAATGGTGCACAGATTAAGAACAGAGCAATGTATAGCACAAGTGGAAATTACAAACCTTTTTTCACAAAATTACAATCTCTAGACAGCACACAGCAAGATCTTGGAATGGATGAGGGTGATGAATCGGTGAAAAAAGACAGCACACAGCAAGATCTCTAGAACAGAACATGAAATGTTGGAGAGTGGGGATGGGTTGTAGACCTAACCTCTGTCCATCCTTTTAATAGCCGTCGCTGCCAGGTATGGAATAGGGCGCCGTGAGTGCCgtcgagggcgcgcgcaggggcgcggttTGGTGTGGGCGGGATACCCGGCGCGGTCGGGAAACCCCACGGCGGTCATCACGGCGAGCCGGGGGAGGGGGGGGTTGGCGGGGTGGCAGGCGGTCGCTGCCAGGTATTGATGTGCGCCGTGAGTGCcgtcgagggcgcgcgcagccgcgagGTTTGGTGTGCGCGGGCGTTGAGACCTCGGGAAATCCAACGGCGGGGATCACGGCGCGTGCCATCACGGCGTGGTGGATGGGCGGGATTACCGGCGGCGCGGGCGACGCGCGCGGGAAGCGAGGGCGCCGGGGGATGGGGGCGGCGTGGCTTGCGCGGGTGGCTGGCATCACGGCGCCGGGGATCGCGGGCGGTGTGGCTTGCGCAGGGGCGGGAAGAAGCGCGTCGGGGATCGCGGGCGCTGTGGCTTGCGAGGGCGGCGGCCTAACTCGCGGGCGGGGGCACGGTTGGTGGTGGACGCCCTCGCTCTGCTCATATGGGATAGTAGAGATAAGTGACAATGTTTTGTACTAATAACAAAGGTCGTACATCTTAATTATAATTTAAGAAGGGACAAGGATCCTCACTAGGGATTTATCCACGAGATGAACGTAGATGGGGAAGAAATGTCCCCTGCAAGTATTCGTGGGATCCCCGCGGGAAAAACAATTTCGtcacgggtacgggtatggggaGGTATTCCTCGACAGGGaattacccattgccatccctagttgCCGGTTCATAGCATTCGCAATACAGTTAGATGCGAGTGAAGCACGATAAGTCACAACCATAATACATACTATTAGaatccggctctttgccgagtgctttttttgggcactcggcaaagacttctttaccGGCAAAGTCCTACTCTCGGTAACGACCacgtttaccgagagcaggacgcTCGGTACagggagacactcggcaaagacctctttgtcgagtgccaaacgctcggcaaagggccgtcagcagccGTCTATAGCAGATGTTTATTATCTTTGCCGAGCGCCAagcgttggcactcggcaaaacaaGTGTTGCCGAGTGCTTaaattggacactcggcaaaatatatttttcttttttctttttgcaACCAAACTTTCTGTggtttgttcctacactatgtagacatacatgttccattttggcacaattataaaagtgtttgctataaatattagattttgttcgtttaattgaattttctcggataattcagatttgaactacaagtcactcaaaaaatggaaaaccatgaatgcaaaaatgatatccatgttatttagcacaagttacggccGATTTCAGGAGTAGACCCGAATTTttgagcaccatgctcacgaaacatgactgtgaacttgtcatccagttgttttaaaattgtataaaacacaaacaaaatcaaaaaatcatgaaacttgtccacatgtcatgatatcatcatatgtagaggttgtgataaaaagtTGAAAATATTTCGTGAAAGTTGTCCATAGTTCACTgagcctctttgtcgagtgtcacactcggcaaagcctttgtcgagtgcttcagacactcggcaaataagttGTTTCCAGTAGTGACATTAATAGAAAAAGAGTGCATAGTTCGTTCACATAGCTAACTAATTGGTTCATTACAAAGAAACATTAGAACAAGCATAATGATGACTTGGACATAATGAAATAAAATACATAGGTTGAGGGAACCAAACATAATGGAACACAGAACAAATAGAGGACAACATCATAGAAAACGACATAACTTCACATGGGTTTTACGCCAATTGCTCCACGCCAAGTCCATAAGTGCTCGATGAGATCATGTTGAAGTTGGTTGTATCATTTGAGACTAGTGATGTTGTGGTGGGAGCATAGCCACTCTGTACGAACTTCAGGGATTGTGATGAGAGATCCACGTGCACTCCAATTGCGGCAAACTCAACATTACTTGCACGTGGGACCTTGTCCTCGACAAATATGTTGTGTGTTATGATACAAGCTGTCATTCTTTCTCCAAGATGATTCTGAGCCCAACCAAAAGCAGGATCCCGAAGAACAACACAACGTGCATGTAAAACCCCAAAAGCTCGCTCCACATCTTTCCTGCAACTCTCTTGCATTTAAGTGAAATAGACTTTCTTCTCTTCCCATGGGTGCCTAATTGCCTTAACGAATATTAGCCAATCTGGATAGATACCATCAACAAGATCATAACCCATGTTATAAGAGGTGTCGTTTAAGGTGTACTCCACCAGTGGCATAATGCCCCTCCATAAAGGATTGAAGACCGAGGATATTTGGAGAATGTTAATATCGTTGTTGGTACCATACATCTTAAAGAAAGCATGTCGGATCCACAGATCGTAAAAGGCTATAGCCTCTAGGATCATACTAGGACTCAAGTTCCTACAACAAAACTGCCCCCGCCAAACTATCAGGCAATTCCTCCATTCCCAGTGCATGCAATTAATTGATCCTAGCATGCCTAGGAATCCACGTGCCTCACTTTGATGAAGTATACGAGCAATATCGTTAGCATTTGAGATCCTAAGGTACCATGCACTAAAGGCTATTATGAGTGCACGATAAATCGAATGAGGCATTCTCTAGCAGTGAACCTGCCTATCTGGATGTACTCGTCCACTACATATGATGGTAGACCATAAGCAAGGATTCACAATGTGGCACATTTTTTTGGAAAGGACCGAGATTGGCTAAACCAGTAGCATCAACTCGCTAGGTGAAGTAGTCATCTACCAGTTGAATTGATTGCATAATCTGCAAGAACATGTGACAACGTATCCTAAACCTACGTACAAATAAAATGTATTAGGATCAATACTAAAAGGGTGTGTGTGAATATAAATATTTAGTTCAAATTATTACCTTCGTCGGAAAATGTTGGATGGATAGACAAGGTTGGGCCTGAAGAAGTGCCTAAGGATTAGCCGCTCTCCAGCACCGTGATCCCTTGCAATGAGGGTGCTAGGGATGTAGTTGGAACGCCGTCGAGAAGAGGCATGGTCGCCCTCAAGTCGTTTAGTATCTACCATAAATTTGTATGTGTACATATCAGCGCATGTGTTTTACAATTAGGTTATAATAATGTTAGTTATTATGTTTAGCTTTAACCGTAGGCTTCATTTATCTGTTTTCTAAATGCTTTATTTTTTTGGTTTATAATGTTTATTTTTATTAGTTATTTAGATTAGGCTATTTATCTACATTAATTTGAAAAGTTTAGATTGTGTTATAAGGAAAAGAGACTATTTTTTAGAACACTTTGTTTTAATAGACACAGGACCGAGGCGAGATAAGTAGCAAAAATAGGATTATCTcaaagatttatatccagatgtaTCTTGCAAGGATACACTTGTCCATCGTGGCCCACCTATATTGTAATTATGATTGTGGTAAGATATCCCAGGTGTTTTTACCAAGTCATTTAGATACATATGCACTTTGCTTCTACACATGCGATTGTTTTAATGTAAATAATTGTTTTACAAATATTCTATTTCATTGTTTCTTGATATGTGTTATTAAATTGCTATTAAGTTCATGTCGTCAACTTGTTTAGGACCAAGAGTGTTTTTTCTTTCAATGGTTCGATGGTCATAACAAGTTTGATCCAATGTACCTTCTTTTCAACCACTTGCGGGATCGTCTATGGACCCATAGATGTAGCTGCAGCTGACCAGCAGACGTGCGTGTGGTGTCAGCCGCGACCTCCGGACACACACCCGTCAGCAGCCAAACGTAACTTGCAAAGGAAAGCTCTTCGTTCACATGCACTGCGGCATTCAAGGCCTTCCTGCCTCCAGCGTCTTCTGCTACCTGCAGCCGTGACTGCAGGAGAGGAGCGGCAGTTACTGCAACTGTTCAGACTGCTTCATCTATCTATAGAAACAAAATACTGCAGAAGCCGCAGCCGGATTAAAGCCACagcaagcagcagcagcagcgacgaACAAGCTTGATGAATTAATAAACAGCAATATCCTGATAGCTTCCAATTTGTAATAACAAAAAACAATGGGATTTAGATACAAAATAGCAATATCATGACAGCCTTTTTATACTCCAAAAATTAGATAGAATGGCTCTAAGTCGAATTACAGCGTGATTTAAAATAAGACCACAAAACAGCAATGCTTGCTTCCACAGGGAAACGAAAAAACGGGTCTAAAAATGAATTAATAAATATAACCAACTCCCAAGTTGCCGGGACTGACACTATAGTAACCACAACCTTGTAATTACATCAAAATATAAATTCAGTTCTGTCATTAAACACCTGAGGAATTCCATTGCGCTATAGAGCATGCAACAGTGACACACGGAACAACAAAGGTCAGGACACCTAATCTGGCTAATCACCACAAGCTCAGTGTGACAGTGATTCAAACGTAGTGATAAATGCATAAATCACCAAGTAATTCAATCCTGAAGTCCCGACACCAAGGTCAGGGGAATATTAGAAATCATGAAAAGGTGAGCAACAGCTTATACCAAACTTTCTTACCCTGTGAATCTCCTAACTAATAATAACTCAATTTGTAACTGACTGTCATTGGTTGGCATCATCATTTGCATCATCGGAGTCCGAGTCACTTGCATTGTATCCTGAAATTTAAGATAAGTCGGGAAAAGAAAAATGCTTAACAACACCCAAGATGTGAAAACTTTTAAACGGGATTAATTCAAACAAACTTTATTAATGAATACCTGGACGTTTCATGCCAACCTTCAAAGCTGAAGACCTGAACCTTGACGCCCTATCCATCCATTGTTTTCCCTATATATAAAAGACAATAAGGAAACAATAGGAGAAACCGAGAAAGTACAATCAGAATGTAGATTTGTTATTTGTATAGATAATGGGGCAGTCGACAATAGGAACTTCGAAACCACCATATGCAGACATATTTAAAAAAAAGGGAGATGAATTTGTAAACACTGTTAAAAACATATGTAAGATGCAAAACTGTCAACCATATCGTTAAGAAGTACGGGAAAACAAAGGCCAGATACAGATCATAAAAATGGTCAAAATAAAAATAAC from Zea mays cultivar B73 chromosome 6, Zm-B73-REFERENCE-NAM-5.0, whole genome shotgun sequence harbors:
- the LOC103630280 gene encoding uncharacterized protein isoform X1 produces the protein MINTVRSMAPSTLNQHRSVAALHHVPTKFPFVLFDDVESDDLPKFKSIVARIVVKFPRRHDSQHFILQDITGSKIEAISYRHNVQRFDTLLQQGSTYTLYGVAFYVSWGPYLFRNFGHRLELTLATRTVVEPFHLPIQFPPYPKHLMPFHEVLQQPHKRFIDVIGIVIHLAPLEHIGGRPYREAILMDSRWDIIVVGIWPELLQRNALRWVLARDNKSIIIGTMLRRNKLHRCLQTSDHSTVEFDPDHHTTQRLQTIRRSMIQNPRSALINNYLERRRAYLATVVPDV
- the LOC103630280 gene encoding uncharacterized protein isoform X2, producing the protein MAPSTLNQHRSVAALHHVPTKFPFVLFDDVESDDLPKFKSIVARIVVKFPRRHDSQHFILQDITGSKIEAISYRHNVQRFDTLLQQGSTYTLYGVAFYVSWGPYLFRNFGHRLELTLATRTVVEPFHLPIQFPPYPKHLMPFHEVLQQPHKRFIDVIGIVIHLAPLEHIGGRPYREAILMDSRWDIIVVGIWPELLQRNALRWVLARDNKSIIIGTMLRRNKLHRCLQTSDHSTVEFDPDHHTTQRLQTIRRSMIQNPRSALINNYLERRRAYLATVVPDV